Proteins encoded by one window of Campylobacter concisus:
- a CDS encoding thiol:disulfide interchange protein DsbA/DsbL codes for MKLIKILILSAFFALNLSALTEGVEYQTLAKPLNVSKNSVVKVFSYDCPHCYKFDRTITKKLMSKLEDVKFIPYHLSTKGKLGETASKIFAALISIDEANGTDLLSDESKFKQAKFAIYKARHDEKDDFSDGKDKEKFINLALKAAHVSKDDYEKALNSERAKELLDAWFASYDVASISGVPAFVVSGKYLINLSAASSIDEMAKIIQELLDK; via the coding sequence ATGAAGCTTATAAAAATACTAATTTTAAGTGCGTTTTTTGCGCTAAATTTATCAGCACTAACTGAAGGTGTGGAGTATCAAACTCTAGCAAAACCGCTTAATGTGTCTAAAAACTCGGTAGTTAAGGTCTTTAGCTACGACTGCCCACACTGCTATAAATTTGACCGGACTATCACAAAAAAGCTGATGTCAAAGCTTGAAGATGTGAAATTTATCCCATATCATCTAAGCACAAAAGGCAAGCTTGGCGAGACCGCAAGTAAAATTTTTGCCGCTCTTATATCGATAGATGAGGCAAATGGCACTGATCTACTAAGCGATGAGTCAAAATTTAAGCAAGCAAAATTTGCGATCTATAAAGCAAGACATGATGAAAAAGATGATTTTAGTGATGGCAAAGACAAAGAGAAATTTATAAATTTAGCCCTTAAAGCAGCTCACGTGAGCAAGGACGACTACGAAAAAGCACTAAATAGCGAAAGAGCAAAAGAACTTTTAGATGCGTGGTTTGCCTCTTATGATGTGGCAAGTATCAGCGGTGTGCCAGCTTTTGTAGTAAGTGGCAAATACTTAATAAACTTAAGCGCAGCTTCATCAATCGATGAGATGGCAAAGATCATACAAGAGCTTTTAGATAAGTAG
- the bcp gene encoding thioredoxin-dependent thiol peroxidase, whose translation MSEFSKADIERKITLEVGDKAPEFEALNQDGVKVALKDFIGKNVVLYFYPKDNTPGCTTEACEFSANYDQFIKNDTVIIGVSPDSVKSHVGFIAKQNLKHILLSDEDKEISKLYGVWQVKKNYGKEYLGIARSTFVIGKDGKIVKIYKSVKAKDHAAKVLADLVK comes from the coding sequence ATGAGCGAATTTAGCAAAGCAGATATTGAACGAAAAATAACACTTGAAGTTGGCGATAAAGCACCAGAGTTTGAAGCGCTAAATCAAGACGGTGTAAAGGTCGCACTAAAGGACTTTATAGGCAAAAACGTGGTGCTTTACTTCTACCCAAAGGACAACACTCCTGGCTGCACGACTGAGGCTTGCGAATTTAGCGCAAACTACGATCAGTTTATCAAAAATGACACCGTTATTATCGGCGTTAGCCCAGATAGTGTGAAGTCTCACGTTGGCTTTATCGCAAAGCAAAATTTAAAGCACATTCTATTAAGCGATGAGGATAAAGAAATTTCAAAGCTTTATGGTGTTTGGCAAGTTAAGAAAAACTACGGCAAAGAGTATCTTGGCATCGCAAGAAGCACATTTGTGATCGGCAAAGACGGCAAGATAGTTAAAATTTACAAAAGCGTAAAAGCCAAAGACCACGCCGCAAAAGTGCTAGCTGATCTTGTAAAATAA
- the hisIE gene encoding bifunctional phosphoribosyl-AMP cyclohydrolase/phosphoribosyl-ATP diphosphatase HisIE, translated as MNSVTKSIDWQKVGGLLPVVVCDHATNEVLMLAYMNEEALNLSLSSRYAHYFSRTKNRIWKKGEESGNTQEIKAAFLDCDNDTLLLKVIQNGGAACHTGARSCFFNEINLHDGKILDTKTEVKKINYGVLDELYHVIEDRKLNANPETSYVSSLFKKGENQILKKVGEEAGEFIMAAKDLSFAENSKQDEQKAKNDLIYEAADLCFHALVALSAHNIHLDAVKNELARRFGMSGIEEKRSRDVKQH; from the coding sequence ATGAATAGCGTAACAAAAAGTATAGACTGGCAAAAAGTTGGTGGATTGCTTCCAGTAGTGGTTTGCGATCATGCCACAAATGAAGTTTTAATGCTTGCTTACATGAACGAAGAAGCATTAAATTTAAGTCTATCTAGCCGTTACGCTCACTACTTTTCACGCACTAAAAATAGAATTTGGAAAAAAGGTGAAGAAAGTGGCAACACTCAGGAGATAAAGGCTGCTTTTTTAGACTGCGACAACGATACTTTGCTTTTAAAGGTGATTCAAAACGGAGGTGCAGCTTGTCACACTGGAGCAAGGTCGTGTTTTTTTAATGAAATAAATTTGCATGACGGTAAAATTTTAGATACAAAAACTGAAGTCAAAAAAATAAATTATGGTGTGCTTGACGAGCTTTACCATGTGATAGAAGATAGAAAGCTAAATGCCAACCCTGAAACTTCATATGTGTCAAGTCTTTTTAAAAAAGGTGAAAATCAAATTTTAAAGAAAGTTGGCGAAGAGGCTGGCGAATTTATAATGGCTGCAAAGGATCTTAGTTTCGCGGAAAACTCAAAGCAAGATGAGCAAAAAGCAAAAAATGATCTGATCTACGAAGCAGCCGATCTTTGCTTTCATGCACTTGTAGCACTTTCAGCCCATAATATCCATCTAGATGCTGTAAAAAACGAACTTGCAAGACGTTTTGGTATGAGCGGCATTGAAGAGAAAAGATCGCGAGATGTTAAACAGCATTAA
- the purF gene encoding amidophosphoribosyltransferase: MCAIVGIINSKDAAKTAYYALFSMQHRGQEASGISVCDDGEISTHKGNGLVTEVFNEEILRSLKGDMAIGHNRYATAGKNSGRDAQPIAANYSLGQISIVHNGNLVNKDEVRDELIKDGAIFQTNMDTENIIHLIARNHSEHLQDRIIAALDKIKGAYCLLIQSRHKTFAIRDRWGVRPLSLGKLKDGGYIVASETCAFDLVGASFIRDIRPGEMIVFEHGKSEFQSIQIYEPDPRICAFEYIYFARPDSVIEGKSVYEVRKKMGEVLAKKSKIKADFVVPVPDSGVPAALGYANESKIPFELAITRNHYVGRTFIEPSQEMRNLKVKLKLNPMSSVLKGKSIVVIDDSIVRGTTSKKVVDLLRHAGAKEIHFRVACPELKYPERYGIDTPSFEELISSKKNAEEVREYIGADSLEFLSIDELKESIGNERKYSLVSFDGDYFIK, translated from the coding sequence ATGTGTGCAATAGTTGGTATTATAAATTCTAAAGATGCAGCAAAGACTGCCTATTATGCGTTATTTTCTATGCAGCATCGCGGTCAAGAGGCGAGCGGCATTAGCGTTTGTGATGATGGAGAAATTTCTACTCATAAGGGTAATGGCCTAGTTACAGAGGTCTTTAATGAAGAAATTTTAAGATCGCTAAAAGGTGATATGGCGATCGGTCACAACCGCTATGCAACGGCTGGTAAAAACTCGGGTCGTGACGCCCAGCCAATAGCCGCTAACTATTCTTTGGGACAAATTTCAATCGTCCATAATGGAAATTTGGTAAATAAAGATGAAGTTAGAGATGAGCTTATTAAAGATGGTGCGATATTTCAGACAAATATGGATACTGAAAATATCATCCATCTAATCGCAAGAAATCATAGTGAACACTTGCAGGACCGTATTATTGCAGCACTTGATAAGATAAAAGGTGCTTATTGTCTGCTTATCCAGTCACGCCATAAAACCTTTGCCATAAGAGATCGCTGGGGTGTTAGGCCACTAAGCCTTGGCAAGCTAAAAGATGGTGGATATATCGTAGCTAGCGAGACTTGTGCTTTTGATCTTGTGGGGGCTAGCTTTATAAGAGATATTAGGCCTGGTGAGATGATAGTTTTTGAACATGGAAAAAGTGAGTTTCAAAGTATTCAAATTTATGAGCCAGATCCTAGAATTTGTGCATTTGAATATATCTATTTTGCTCGCCCAGATAGCGTGATAGAAGGTAAAAGCGTCTATGAAGTTAGAAAAAAAATGGGTGAAGTACTAGCTAAAAAGAGCAAAATTAAAGCAGATTTTGTCGTACCTGTACCAGATAGCGGAGTACCAGCAGCACTTGGATATGCAAACGAGAGCAAGATCCCTTTTGAGCTAGCTATCACCAGAAACCACTATGTAGGCAGAACCTTCATCGAGCCAAGTCAGGAGATGAGAAATTTAAAAGTTAAGCTAAAACTTAACCCGATGTCATCGGTTCTAAAGGGTAAAAGTATCGTTGTTATCGACGATAGTATCGTTCGCGGTACTACTTCAAAAAAAGTGGTTGATCTTTTAAGGCATGCGGGCGCTAAAGAGATTCATTTTAGAGTCGCTTGTCCTGAGCTTAAATACCCTGAGCGATATGGCATCGATACACCAAGCTTTGAAGAGTTAATAAGCTCTAAAAAAAATGCAGAGGAAGTAAGAGAATATATCGGTGCAGATAGCTTAGAATTTTTAAGTATAGACGAACTTAAAGAAAGTATCGGCAATGAGCGAAAATATTCGCTTGTAAGCTTTGATGGCGACTATTTCATAAAGTGA
- a CDS encoding tautomerase family protein, whose protein sequence is MPYVNIKIAGPEPTKEQKDQVFKEVTETLVRVLGKKKEAVMIFIETHDASNIGVGGESVEDKRKVIK, encoded by the coding sequence ATGCCTTATGTTAATATCAAAATAGCAGGCCCAGAGCCGACAAAAGAGCAAAAAGATCAAGTTTTTAAAGAGGTGACTGAGACGCTTGTAAGAGTGCTTGGCAAGAAAAAAGAGGCGGTTATGATTTTCATAGAAACTCACGATGCTAGCAACATCGGCGTAGGTGGCGAAAGCGTAGAAGATAAGAGAAAGGTGATAAAATGA
- a CDS encoding DUF2393 family protein → MLNSIKHNLLFVLQNAKLIDFLTYGWIFLAFILIVLLGIFIAIKSWWQIGFLFILAAFFGLFVGNYYANKYINENLRPVSISKITTKQLQYVDALMVDFNITNNSNNILNICKIELDFYLSSRQNTKDFFNSLNPFARKRIILNEEFLPKQSIEIKEFVNDFAFIDYNISKKVECF, encoded by the coding sequence ATGTTAAACAGCATTAAGCACAACTTGCTTTTTGTATTGCAAAATGCAAAGCTCATTGATTTTCTAACCTATGGCTGGATATTTTTAGCTTTTATACTAATCGTACTTTTAGGAATTTTTATCGCGATAAAATCGTGGTGGCAGATAGGATTTTTATTTATTTTGGCTGCTTTTTTCGGACTTTTTGTAGGTAATTACTACGCAAACAAATATATAAATGAAAATTTAAGGCCAGTTAGTATAAGCAAAATAACCACCAAGCAGCTTCAATATGTTGATGCGCTAATGGTTGATTTTAATATTACAAATAATTCAAATAATATACTTAATATCTGTAAAATCGAGCTTGACTTCTATCTAAGCTCAAGGCAAAATACGAAAGACTTTTTTAACTCACTTAATCCATTTGCTAGAAAAAGAATCATCTTAAACGAGGAATTTTTGCCAAAGCAAAGCATTGAGATTAAAGAATTTGTCAATGATTTCGCATTTATAGATTACAATATCTCTAAAAAAGTGGAGTGTTTTTGA
- a CDS encoding branched-chain amino acid transaminase gives MNASEFIWMDGKLVKWDDAKVHVLTHSLHYANAVFEGTRAYKTKKGLAIFRLQDHTKRLLRSAKMTVLNVPYTEEELEKAQIELLRANKYDGNVYIRPLIFLGYGVMGVAHTKAPVQTAIASWEWGAYLGDEGLEKGIRVKISSFAKLAPAAQMNRAKASSNYLSSQMANYEAKEAGYDEALLLDSEGFVAEGPGECFFIVENGVLITPPNDNSLLSITQDTVIRLAHDLDIEVRRERITRDQAYTADEAFFTGTAAEVTPINSIDNRIIGNGARGEVTKRLQKAYFDVVYGLNKKYESFLTYI, from the coding sequence ATGAATGCTTCAGAATTTATCTGGATGGATGGAAAATTAGTTAAATGGGACGATGCAAAAGTACACGTTCTAACTCACTCTTTGCACTACGCTAATGCCGTATTTGAAGGCACAAGAGCTTATAAAACAAAAAAAGGTCTAGCTATTTTTAGACTCCAAGATCACACAAAAAGGCTTTTAAGATCAGCAAAAATGACCGTTTTAAATGTACCTTACACCGAGGAAGAGCTTGAAAAAGCACAAATAGAGCTTCTTCGCGCAAACAAATATGACGGCAACGTCTATATCCGCCCACTTATATTTTTAGGATACGGCGTAATGGGTGTAGCTCACACAAAAGCACCAGTTCAAACTGCTATCGCTTCATGGGAATGGGGTGCTTATCTTGGCGATGAAGGCCTAGAAAAAGGCATTAGAGTTAAAATTTCAAGCTTTGCCAAACTTGCACCTGCTGCCCAAATGAATAGAGCAAAAGCTAGCTCAAACTACCTAAGCTCACAAATGGCAAACTACGAGGCAAAAGAGGCTGGATACGACGAGGCGCTACTTCTTGATAGCGAGGGCTTTGTGGCTGAAGGTCCAGGCGAGTGCTTCTTTATCGTTGAAAATGGCGTTTTAATCACTCCACCAAACGACAACAGCCTACTTAGCATCACTCAAGATACAGTCATAAGACTTGCTCATGATCTTGACATCGAAGTAAGAAGAGAACGCATCACAAGAGATCAGGCTTACACAGCTGACGAGGCATTTTTCACAGGCACTGCAGCTGAAGTAACACCGATAAATAGCATAGATAACCGCATCATTGGTAATGGCGCTAGAGGTGAAGTGACAAAGAGACTACAAAAAGCTTATTTCGACGTGGTTTATGGTCTAAATAAAAAATATGAATCATTTTTAACATATATTTAA
- a CDS encoding DUF2314 domain-containing protein: MIKFELDDVESYKLEFGDKFYLLECEKRQNLRTGDIVKLIFRFEDDKFAQVERMWVVVSETNNGEFTGILDNEPFTKGCLNVGDEIKFNYKNVLEIYKDDEN; the protein is encoded by the coding sequence GATGTAGAGAGCTACAAGCTAGAATTTGGTGATAAATTCTACCTGCTGGAGTGTGAAAAGCGCCAAAATTTAAGAACCGGCGATATAGTAAAGCTTATATTTAGATTTGAAGATGATAAGTTTGCTCAGGTTGAGCGCATGTGGGTGGTCGTTAGCGAGACAAATAACGGCGAATTTACCGGCATTTTAGACAATGAACCATTTACAAAAGGCTGTTTAAATGTTGGCGATGAGATCAAGTTTAACTACAAAAATGTTCTTGAAATTTACAAAGATGATGAAAACTAA
- a CDS encoding prohibitin family protein, producing MPADLNDYFNKKKPGNDNRGPGQNSDKEPPFKKDFKMPNLPSGFGKFGALAYIVIAIIAIFAITQPFKVIHSGEVGIKSTAGKYEPNPLQPGFHFFLPFIQDIIIVDTRVRIINYTSGEDMGESMQKSYQGVGAGILRKNSISVLDARNLPVSIDITVQYRLNPENAPQTIASWGLSWESKIVDPVVRDVVRSIAGKYTAEELPTKRNDLARQIDDGIRKDIDSQPNKPVELLTVQLREIILPSKVKEQIERVQIAKQEAERTKYEVERANQEALKQAALAEGTAKAAIIEAKGKADAIKIEADATAYANKEVAKSVDQNLLNLKQIETQNKFNEALKENKDAKIFLTPGGAVPNIWLDAKDKARASSVSER from the coding sequence ATGCCCGCTGATTTAAACGATTATTTCAATAAAAAAAAGCCAGGTAATGACAACAGAGGCCCAGGTCAAAATAGCGACAAAGAGCCACCTTTCAAAAAGGACTTTAAAATGCCAAATCTACCAAGTGGGTTTGGTAAATTTGGAGCACTTGCCTACATTGTAATTGCGATTATTGCTATTTTTGCTATCACTCAGCCATTTAAAGTGATTCACTCAGGTGAAGTTGGCATCAAGTCTACAGCAGGTAAATACGAGCCAAATCCTTTGCAACCAGGCTTTCACTTCTTTTTACCTTTTATCCAAGATATCATAATCGTGGACACTAGAGTTAGGATCATAAACTATACTTCTGGCGAGGATATGGGCGAATCAATGCAAAAATCATATCAAGGCGTTGGTGCTGGAATTTTACGTAAAAATTCTATTTCAGTGCTTGATGCTAGAAATTTACCAGTTAGCATTGATATTACTGTGCAATACCGTTTAAATCCAGAAAATGCCCCTCAAACTATTGCCTCTTGGGGTCTTAGCTGGGAGAGCAAGATAGTTGACCCTGTCGTTCGTGACGTAGTTCGCAGTATCGCTGGTAAATATACAGCAGAAGAGCTTCCAACAAAGAGAAACGATCTAGCAAGACAAATCGATGATGGTATAAGAAAAGATATCGACTCTCAGCCAAATAAGCCAGTTGAGCTTTTAACAGTGCAACTTCGTGAGATCATCTTGCCTTCAAAGGTAAAAGAGCAAATAGAACGTGTTCAGATCGCAAAACAAGAAGCTGAAAGAACAAAATACGAAGTAGAAAGAGCAAATCAAGAAGCCTTAAAACAAGCCGCACTTGCTGAAGGTACAGCTAAAGCTGCGATCATTGAAGCAAAAGGCAAGGCTGATGCCATTAAAATCGAGGCTGACGCAACCGCGTATGCAAACAAAGAGGTTGCAAAAAGTGTCGATCAAAATCTACTAAATTTAAAGCAGATCGAGACGCAAAACAAATTTAACGAGGCTCTAAAAGAAAACAAAGATGCTAAAATTTTCTTAACACCTGGTGGAGCTGTGCCAAACATCTGGCTAGATGCAAAAGATAAAGCAAGAGCTAGCTCAGTAAGCGAGAGATAA
- a CDS encoding DUF2393 family protein, which produces MSSAYFTIVHIIVLFAIALLSILFLVLSLRAERKLFLSLFFTNILVSTTLAVFLMLVLDKYTKKGMLENVKSERILRNESIVFKGQVRNIGKFTISNCTLTVKLINQPLNKNDLGGEAFFKPSGLSFFSWVLGTDKDERPNTVEYKFDVAKNLPKQKSTPFTVYMPYPPYFKNGMNITKLNCY; this is translated from the coding sequence ATGAGCTCAGCATATTTTACGATAGTTCATATTATCGTTCTTTTTGCGATTGCTCTACTTTCTATTTTGTTTCTTGTTCTTTCACTTAGAGCTGAGCGAAAGTTATTTTTATCACTATTTTTTACAAACATTTTGGTCTCAACTACACTTGCTGTTTTTTTGATGCTAGTGCTTGACAAATATACAAAAAAAGGCATGCTTGAAAATGTAAAAAGTGAGCGAATTTTGCGAAATGAAAGTATTGTTTTTAAGGGGCAAGTAAGAAACATCGGTAAATTTACAATTAGCAACTGCACGCTGACAGTCAAACTAATCAACCAACCGCTAAATAAAAATGACCTTGGTGGGGAAGCATTTTTTAAGCCAAGTGGGCTTTCATTTTTCTCATGGGTTCTTGGCACAGATAAGGACGAGAGGCCAAATACAGTTGAATATAAATTTGATGTAGCCAAAAATTTACCAAAGCAAAAAAGCACACCATTTACCGTATATATGCCATATCCGCCTTATTTTAAAAATGGCATGAATATCACAAAACTAAATTGCTACTAA
- a CDS encoding DUF748 domain-containing protein, whose translation MNKNKKIALISGISLVSLLLIYTLLGFFGVPYAIKNIAPKHLKDYNATLFVESAKFNPFTFELNATNAELNSTSPLFSTKQIDVKLKPFSIFKKLIEVDIFRLQEPNVKILRDKNSKFNFSNFISDDNATTEDNSTSSINFALNNAKIIKGSFSYSDQNLTNPFNVNFDDINYELSSLNTKKNSAGSHIFDSNSTLAHKIDLNGDIKLNPLKIEGNISIKNFSIDPVAISFIDNDTLNLKNAVINLGINYALIADENATNINLKDSFLNIKSLNIDEGKNELSLGELELPKFDLSSKIADKIDAKLELNAINLSDVSFKNAITASLKSLNLNDISLLANLNEKSELNATTALNSINANALKIDETSKNLVNLKDINASNLNANLANNKTALTLEKIAFEGINAPLSKNANANVAGTKISNISFTQDTNKSLATLDELSINGINLKAKNKEILDIADVLTKTIKFDILNMALNAENIDINRPKFNSELNDGGLSAINQLGLGEHGPVKTANHHTKTKKENTSASKSKESEFKFDIKNINVNNANIALTHLFEGEKIAHKFDNLFVKIANLSSDFSKPFDAKVDMKSSQKLNLDLTSKIKLEPINITAKIKLEDKNLPKYFAYAKPFLVADLSSGEMSADAQLHYAKDIKADAKLSVKDIRLDDKNKEKLIAFKSLDVDKISLFKNNLEITGVALNSPFIKAHLSKEREFNLNKIVKEDKSKAQSEQKTESKKVANKKDDELNFSIKNFSLNNGEVDFSDASLFMPFATKISNLNGKLTDIDKKRPSSGEFKGTVGKNGFSQITAKLFPFELKQNTDIKLDFKDIDLIDITPYSGQFLGYKIKKGKLNLNLNYSVVDSKLNGSNLINFDTLTLGEKVDSKDAVNLPLSLAISILSDQNNQINIDLPVEGNLDDPDFKYGGVIWAAIKKLFADITLAPFRFLGNALGLGGKDLSSIDFLAGSSELISSEAPKIADFIKLTTAKPMMKLSITPTYSEIDVLYFKEKKLDQKINQIIASSGKDYITVLNSLVPNAKDKSDKALREEAIKAIEVDKEKLVELANERANAVKEALIKARLETGRINVNDATSSEPKQNTYTSVLMGVAN comes from the coding sequence ATGAATAAAAATAAAAAAATAGCCCTAATTTCAGGTATAAGTTTAGTTTCACTTTTGCTTATTTACACGCTTCTTGGCTTTTTTGGTGTTCCTTATGCTATCAAAAATATTGCTCCAAAGCATCTAAAAGACTACAATGCAACGCTTTTTGTGGAAAGTGCTAAATTTAATCCTTTTACCTTCGAGCTAAATGCGACAAACGCTGAGCTAAACAGCACTTCGCCACTTTTTAGCACAAAGCAAATCGACGTCAAGCTAAAACCATTTTCTATCTTTAAAAAATTAATTGAAGTTGATATTTTTAGGCTTCAAGAGCCAAATGTCAAAATTTTAAGGGATAAAAATTCAAAATTTAACTTTAGCAATTTTATAAGCGACGATAACGCAACTACCGAAGATAACAGCACTAGCTCTATAAATTTTGCCTTAAATAACGCAAAAATCATCAAAGGCTCATTTTCATATAGCGATCAAAATTTAACAAATCCATTTAACGTAAATTTTGATGATATAAACTACGAGCTAAGCTCGCTAAATACTAAGAAAAATAGTGCAGGCAGCCATATTTTTGACTCAAACTCGACTCTAGCTCACAAGATCGATCTAAATGGCGATATCAAGCTAAATCCCCTAAAAATCGAGGGCAATATCAGCATAAAGAACTTTAGTATCGATCCAGTGGCGATTAGCTTTATCGATAACGACACACTAAATCTTAAAAATGCGGTCATAAATTTAGGAATAAATTACGCTTTAATTGCCGACGAGAACGCTACAAATATAAATTTAAAGGATAGCTTTTTAAATATAAAATCACTAAACATAGATGAGGGCAAAAACGAACTAAGCCTTGGTGAGCTAGAGCTTCCAAAATTTGATCTATCAAGTAAAATAGCAGACAAGATAGATGCTAAATTAGAGTTAAATGCCATAAATTTAAGCGATGTGTCATTTAAAAATGCAATAACAGCAAGCTTAAAATCGCTAAATTTAAACGATATTTCGCTTTTAGCAAATTTAAATGAAAAAAGTGAGCTAAATGCGACAACTGCACTAAATAGCATAAATGCAAATGCCCTAAAAATAGATGAAACCAGTAAAAATTTAGTAAATCTAAAAGATATAAATGCCTCAAATTTAAATGCAAATTTAGCAAATAACAAAACAGCTCTAACGCTTGAAAAAATAGCGTTTGAAGGTATCAATGCCCCGCTTAGTAAAAATGCGAATGCAAATGTGGCAGGGACTAAAATCTCAAACATTAGCTTCACTCAAGATACCAATAAAAGCCTTGCAACTCTTGATGAGCTTAGTATAAATGGCATAAATTTAAAGGCAAAAAATAAAGAAATTTTAGATATCGCTGATGTACTGACAAAAACGATCAAATTTGATATTTTAAATATGGCTTTGAATGCCGAGAATATCGATATAAATAGACCAAAATTTAACTCGGAGTTAAATGACGGTGGCTTAAGTGCGATAAACCAGCTTGGACTTGGTGAGCATGGGCCAGTAAAAACAGCCAATCATCACACTAAAACCAAAAAGGAGAATACATCAGCTTCAAAAAGCAAAGAGAGTGAGTTTAAATTTGATATAAAAAATATCAATGTAAATAACGCCAATATCGCTTTGACACACCTTTTTGAAGGCGAGAAGATCGCTCATAAATTTGATAATTTATTTGTAAAAATAGCAAATTTAAGTAGCGATTTTAGTAAGCCATTTGACGCAAAAGTGGATATGAAAAGCTCGCAAAAGCTAAATTTAGACCTAACCTCAAAGATCAAACTTGAACCAATTAATATAACTGCTAAAATCAAACTTGAAGATAAAAATTTGCCAAAATATTTTGCCTACGCAAAGCCATTTTTAGTGGCAGATCTTTCAAGTGGAGAGATGAGCGCAGATGCCCAGCTTCACTATGCAAAAGATATAAAAGCAGATGCAAAACTTAGTGTAAAAGATATTAGATTAGATGATAAAAATAAAGAAAAGCTAATCGCGTTTAAAAGTTTAGATGTAGATAAAATTTCACTTTTTAAAAATAATCTTGAAATTACTGGAGTTGCTTTAAATTCGCCATTTATCAAGGCTCATCTAAGTAAAGAACGTGAATTTAACCTAAACAAAATCGTAAAAGAAGATAAAAGCAAAGCCCAAAGTGAGCAAAAAACTGAGAGCAAAAAGGTAGCTAATAAAAAAGACGACGAGCTAAATTTTAGTATCAAAAATTTCTCACTTAACAACGGCGAGGTTGATTTTTCAGATGCGTCACTATTTATGCCATTTGCTACAAAAATTTCAAATCTAAACGGCAAGCTAACTGACATCGATAAAAAACGTCCAAGTTCGGGCGAGTTTAAAGGCACAGTTGGCAAAAATGGCTTTTCTCAGATTACAGCAAAATTATTTCCTTTTGAGCTAAAGCAAAATACCGACATTAAGCTTGATTTTAAAGACATCGATCTAATCGACATAACACCATATAGCGGGCAATTTTTGGGCTATAAAATAAAAAAAGGTAAGTTAAATTTAAATCTAAATTATAGCGTTGTTGATTCAAAACTAAACGGCTCAAATCTTATAAATTTTGACACACTCACACTTGGAGAAAAGGTTGATTCAAAAGATGCTGTAAATTTGCCACTTTCGCTTGCTATATCGATATTAAGCGATCAAAATAATCAAATAAATATCGACCTTCCAGTTGAAGGAAATTTAGACGATCCTGACTTTAAATATGGCGGTGTCATTTGGGCTGCTATTAAAAAGCTCTTTGCTGATATCACATTAGCTCCATTTAGATTTTTGGGTAATGCTCTAGGGCTTGGCGGCAAGGACCTTAGCTCTATTGATTTTCTTGCTGGAAGTAGCGAGCTAATAAGCTCAGAAGCACCAAAAATAGCTGATTTTATAAAATTAACTACTGCAAAGCCTATGATGAAACTTAGCATCACACCTACTTACTCTGAAATAGATGTGCTCTACTTTAAAGAAAAAAAGCTTGATCAAAAGATAAATCAAATAATCGCCTCAAGTGGCAAAGATTATATTACCGTGCTAAATTCTCTCGTTCCAAACGCTAAAGATAAAAGCGATAAAGCCTTAAGAGAAGAGGCAATAAAAGCTATCGAAGTGGATAAGGAAAAGCTAGTTGAGCTTGCAAATGAGCGTGCAAATGCAGTAAAAGAAGCACTCATAAAGGCTAGGCTTGAGACTGGCCGCATAAATGTAAACGATGCAACAAGTTCAGAGCCTAAACAAAACACTTACACAAGTGTGCTTATGGGAGTGGCGAACTAA